In the Acidobacteriota bacterium genome, AGGGCGAAGGGCGCCCGGCGCGAATCTCTCTGGCGTTTGTCGTGCAGCCAGAGCCGCTTGGCACGGCAGACGCCGTGTGGGCGGCGTCGGAGTGGGTGGGTGCACATCCATTCGTCGTGTTGAATGCCGACAATTTGTATGGCGTCGCCACGCTTCGCGCGTTGCGGCACGCCGGCGGCCCTGCGCTGCCCGTGTACGAAAAAGACGAACTCGTGGCGTCGAGCGCGATTCCGCCTGAGCGTGTGGCCGCGTTCGCCCTGTTGACGATGGGAGCCGACGGGACGTTGCAGGACATTGTGGAGAAGCCGGGCCAGGCGATGATCGACGCGGCCGGGCCGCGCGCACTCATCAGCATGAATTGCTGGCGCGGCGATCGCCAGTTGATGGAGGCGTGTCG is a window encoding:
- a CDS encoding nucleotidyltransferase family protein, with translation MRAESGDGTPLNAAQQAAAAAGLKGMMPMPGPGRRARPFLDYVLSDLADAGFTRVALIVAPEGDAGDPLREYYQGEGRPARISLAFVVQPEPLGTADAVWAASEWVGAHPFVVLNADNLYGVATLRALRHAGGPALPVYEKDELVASSAIPPERVAAFALLTMGADGTLQDIVEKPGQAMIDAAGPRALISMNCWRGDRQLMEACRDVEASPRGEFELPMAVRLAMRRGVVFRGLPANGPVLDLSSRADVSTVVNRLAAVEPRP